In Variovorax paradoxus, a single genomic region encodes these proteins:
- the efeU gene encoding iron uptake transporter permease EfeU, protein MLIPFLIMLREGIEAALIVGIVASYLKQSGRGALMPAVWVGVLLAAALSLFAGAGLQLLAAEFPQKQQELFEGVVGLIAVVMLTSMVFWMRKAARSIKGELQASIDSALAKGADGQGWALIGMVFLAVAREGLESVFFLLAVFQQSSGWEAPVGALAGIAVSVVIGWGLYSGGVRLDLRRFFRFTGLFILLVAAGLLAGVLRKLHEGGVWNHLQTVVFDMSDTLPMDSPVGAVLSGLLGYQAAPVVGEVIVYLAFLAVALFFFLRSAPAPAPRAAAAR, encoded by the coding sequence ATGCTCATTCCTTTTCTCATCATGCTGCGCGAAGGCATCGAAGCCGCGCTGATCGTCGGCATCGTTGCCAGCTACCTCAAGCAAAGCGGGCGCGGCGCGCTGATGCCCGCGGTGTGGGTCGGCGTGCTGCTGGCCGCCGCGCTCTCGCTGTTCGCGGGCGCGGGCCTGCAACTGCTCGCGGCCGAATTTCCGCAGAAGCAGCAGGAGCTGTTCGAAGGCGTGGTCGGGCTCATCGCGGTCGTCATGCTGACGTCGATGGTGTTCTGGATGCGCAAGGCGGCGCGCTCGATCAAGGGCGAGCTGCAGGCCTCCATCGACAGCGCGCTCGCCAAGGGCGCCGACGGCCAGGGCTGGGCGCTGATCGGCATGGTGTTTCTCGCGGTGGCGCGCGAAGGGTTGGAGTCGGTGTTCTTCCTGCTGGCTGTGTTCCAGCAGAGCAGCGGCTGGGAAGCGCCGGTCGGCGCGCTGGCCGGCATCGCGGTGTCGGTGGTGATCGGCTGGGGTCTTTATTCGGGCGGCGTGCGGCTCGATCTGCGCCGCTTCTTCCGTTTCACCGGCCTGTTCATCCTGCTGGTGGCCGCGGGCCTGCTGGCCGGCGTGTTGCGCAAGCTGCATGAAGGCGGCGTGTGGAACCACCTGCAGACGGTGGTGTTCGACATGAGCGACACGCTGCCGATGGACAGCCCCGTGGGCGCCGTGCTCTCCGGCCTGCTGGGCTACCAGGCCGCGCCCGTGGTGGGCGAGGTCATCGTCTACCTGGCCTTCCTGGCCGTGGCCCTGTTCTTCTTTTTGCGTTCGGCCCCCGCGCCGGCGCCACGCGCGGCCGCTGCCCGCTGA
- the efeO gene encoding iron uptake system protein EfeO has product MTVQFRRHFLATFVAGFAGLYALGAQAAVSPLELVGPISDYKIYVAENVRKLATDTRAFTAAVKAGDIEKAKKLYAPTRTSYERIEPVAELFNDLDKSIDSRADDHEKAEKDPAFGGFHRIEYGLWVQKSTKELNPVADKLLADVLELQKRLVALTFPPEKVVGGAAVLMEEVAATKISGEENRYSHTDLWDFQSNFEGAYKIVELLRPLVVKENKAFSDKTDANFKVVFDTLAKYKTADGGFETYSKLTERDRKLLAGRVNTLAEDLSKLRGMLGLN; this is encoded by the coding sequence ATGACCGTGCAGTTCCGCCGCCACTTCCTCGCCACTTTCGTCGCTGGCTTCGCCGGGCTCTATGCCCTTGGCGCACAGGCCGCCGTGTCGCCGCTCGAGCTGGTCGGACCGATCTCCGATTACAAGATCTACGTCGCCGAGAACGTGCGCAAGCTGGCCACGGACACGCGCGCCTTCACCGCCGCAGTGAAGGCCGGCGACATCGAGAAGGCGAAGAAGCTGTATGCGCCGACGCGCACGAGCTACGAGCGCATCGAGCCGGTGGCCGAACTGTTCAACGACCTCGACAAGTCGATCGATTCGCGCGCCGACGACCATGAAAAGGCCGAGAAAGACCCGGCCTTCGGCGGCTTCCACCGCATCGAGTACGGCCTGTGGGTGCAAAAGAGCACCAAGGAACTCAACCCCGTGGCCGACAAGCTGCTGGCCGACGTGCTCGAACTGCAGAAGCGCCTGGTCGCGCTGACCTTCCCGCCCGAGAAGGTGGTGGGCGGCGCCGCGGTGCTGATGGAAGAAGTGGCCGCGACCAAGATCTCCGGCGAGGAAAACCGCTACAGCCACACCGACCTGTGGGATTTCCAGTCGAACTTCGAGGGCGCCTACAAGATCGTCGAACTGCTGCGTCCGCTGGTCGTGAAGGAAAACAAGGCCTTCTCGGACAAGACCGACGCCAACTTCAAGGTGGTGTTCGACACGCTGGCCAAGTACAAGACGGCCGACGGCGGCTTCGAGACCTATTCGAAGCTCACCGAGCGCGACCGCAAGCTGCTGGCAGGCCGCGTGAACACGCTGGCGGAAGATCTTTCCAAGCTGCGCGGCATGCTCGGGCTGAACTAG
- the efeB gene encoding iron uptake transporter deferrochelatase/peroxidase subunit codes for MEQSKNNEAVPAEGRPESPHRRRMLGAAGVAFAGLAASARAGAAPSGPPNSPDSGAQVTDAPQSTHTQDRVPFRGKHQAGIVTPRPTAGMIASFYVLAENRADLERLFRTLTERIAFLTQGGPQTDPDPKLPPAGSGILGPVVQPDGLTVTVSVGTSLFDERFGLAKKKPVRLNQMQRHPNDALDAALCHGDLSIQFCANTPDTNIHALRDIIKNTPDLLVLHWKQEGSVPPIPAVPGKPAESARNFLGFRDGSANPDSADDKLMDGIVWVQPGSDEPAWAVGGSYQAVRIIRNFVERWDRTPLQEQEAIMGRLKPTGAPMDGGKTEHDVPDYAKDPEGKATPMDAHIRLANPRTKASDKNLMLRRPFNYSNGVTKSGQLEMGLLFICYQANLENGFIAVQTRLDGEPLEEYIKPIGGGFFFTLPGVRDERDWLGRSLMAA; via the coding sequence ATGGAACAGTCGAAGAACAACGAAGCCGTCCCCGCTGAGGGACGCCCCGAATCCCCGCACCGCCGCCGCATGCTCGGCGCGGCCGGCGTCGCCTTCGCCGGGCTGGCCGCCTCGGCCCGCGCCGGCGCCGCGCCTTCGGGGCCGCCCAATTCGCCGGACAGCGGCGCGCAAGTGACCGATGCGCCGCAAAGCACCCACACGCAAGACCGTGTGCCCTTCCGCGGCAAGCACCAGGCTGGCATCGTCACGCCGCGCCCGACGGCCGGCATGATCGCGTCCTTCTACGTGCTGGCCGAGAACCGCGCCGACCTGGAGCGGCTGTTCCGCACGCTCACCGAGCGCATCGCCTTTCTCACGCAGGGCGGCCCGCAGACCGACCCCGACCCCAAGCTGCCGCCCGCGGGCTCCGGCATCCTCGGGCCGGTGGTGCAGCCCGACGGGCTCACGGTGACGGTGTCGGTCGGCACTTCGCTGTTCGACGAGCGCTTCGGCCTCGCGAAGAAGAAGCCGGTGCGGCTCAACCAGATGCAGCGTCATCCGAACGATGCGCTCGACGCCGCGCTGTGCCACGGCGACCTGTCGATCCAGTTCTGCGCCAACACGCCCGACACCAACATCCACGCGCTGCGCGACATCATCAAGAACACGCCCGACCTGCTGGTGCTGCACTGGAAACAGGAAGGCAGCGTGCCGCCGATTCCGGCGGTGCCCGGCAAGCCGGCCGAGAGCGCGCGCAACTTCCTGGGCTTTCGGGACGGTTCCGCCAACCCCGACTCGGCCGACGACAAGCTCATGGACGGCATCGTGTGGGTGCAGCCCGGCAGCGACGAGCCGGCCTGGGCCGTGGGCGGCAGCTACCAGGCGGTGCGCATCATCCGCAACTTCGTGGAGCGCTGGGACCGCACGCCGCTGCAGGAGCAGGAGGCGATCATGGGTCGCCTGAAGCCCACCGGCGCGCCCATGGACGGCGGCAAGACGGAGCACGACGTGCCCGACTACGCCAAGGACCCCGAAGGCAAGGCGACGCCGATGGATGCGCACATCCGCCTGGCGAACCCGCGCACCAAGGCCTCGGACAAGAACCTGATGCTGCGCCGCCCCTTCAACTATTCGAACGGCGTGACCAAGTCGGGCCAGCTCGAGATGGGGCTGCTGTTCATCTGCTACCAGGCCAACCTGGAGAACGGCTTCATCGCGGTGCAGACGCGTCTGGACGGCGAGCCGCTCGAGGAATACATCAAGCCCATCGGTGGCGGCTTCTTCTTCACGCTGCCCGGCGTGCGGGACGAGCGCGACTGGCTCGGGCGCAGCCTGATGGCCGCCTGA
- a CDS encoding FeoA family protein — translation MHTKDNGAAPAPAVLHLDQLPNNQWATVLDVARPESADDRELVLRLTEIGFVPGEAVRIVASGLPGREPLAVRLGHTTFALRRHEAALIHVTPGAAHHG, via the coding sequence GTGCACACCAAAGACAACGGCGCAGCGCCGGCACCCGCCGTCCTGCACCTCGACCAGCTTCCGAACAACCAGTGGGCGACCGTGCTCGACGTGGCGCGCCCCGAGAGCGCCGACGACCGCGAACTCGTGCTGCGCCTGACCGAAATCGGCTTCGTGCCCGGCGAGGCCGTGCGCATCGTGGCCAGCGGCCTTCCGGGCCGCGAGCCGCTGGCGGTTCGCCTGGGTCACACCACCTTCGCGCTGCGCCGCCACGAGGCCGCGCTCATCCACGTGACGCCGGGGGCTGCCCACCATGGTTGA
- a CDS encoding aconitate hydratase, whose amino-acid sequence MAKAPAHAFASTLKTFKTASGKSGKYWSLKELAKQYPTVDRLPVSIRIVLESVLRNCDGQKVSAKHVEELAHWAPNAERTDEIPFVVTRVVLQDFTGVPLLADLAAMRSVAAKLGKSPKTIEPLVPVDLVVDHSVMVDYYGTPKALDLNMKLEFQRNNERYQFMKWGMQAFDTFRVVPPGFGIVHQVNLEYFARGVYQSPYDKGDKPTYYPDSLVGTDSHTTMINGIGVVGWGVGGIEAEAAMLGQPVYMLTPDVVGFELTGKLREGVTATDLVLYVTAILRAEKVVGKFVEFFGPGAASIAVPDRATIGNMAPEYGATMGFFPVDEMTVAYFEGTGRTKEEVERFEAYYKAQGLFGMPAPGDIDYTKVVRLDLGTVSPSLAGPKRPQDRIDLGHLATKFSELYSKPNDANGFNQPADKLKLRYPLAAAGKSGDDEAAPPPAGAPLDVVEMVANRSTKAAAHVSATAPSAPKGQVTIGNGDVLIAAITSCTNTSNPSVMLAAGLLAKKAVEAGLTVKPHVKTSLAPGSRIVTEYLEKAGLLPYLEKLGFYLAGYGCTTCIGNAGDLTPEINEAITKNDLIGAAVLSGNRNFEARIHPNLKANFLASPPLVVAFAIAGNVMTDLMTEPVGKGKGGKDVYLGDIWPTPKEIDDNLRYAMNAKSFRANYDKVKTDPGKFWTSIKGTNGQVYDWPKSTYIAEPPFFEGFKMKPHASDAGFKGARIMALFGDSITTDHISPAGSIKESSPAGIWLKANGVAKADFNSYGSRRGNHDVMMRGTFANVRIKNLMIPPDANGTQEEGGVTLFQPGNEKMFIYDAAMKYMEAGVPTVVFGGEEYGTGSSRDWAAKGTQLLGIKAVVARSFERIHRANLVGMGVLPLQFRGADSWQTLGLTGDEKIDVVIGSELKPQMDVKLVVHRPDGTHQEVTVRLRIDTPIEVDYYKHGGILPFVLRQLLAA is encoded by the coding sequence GGCAGAAGGTTTCGGCCAAGCACGTCGAAGAGCTGGCGCACTGGGCGCCCAACGCGGAGCGCACCGACGAGATTCCGTTCGTCGTCACCCGCGTGGTGCTGCAGGACTTCACCGGCGTGCCGCTGCTGGCCGACCTGGCCGCCATGCGCAGCGTGGCCGCCAAGCTGGGCAAGTCGCCCAAGACCATCGAGCCGCTGGTGCCCGTCGACCTGGTGGTCGATCACTCGGTGATGGTCGACTACTACGGCACGCCCAAGGCGCTCGACCTGAACATGAAGCTGGAGTTCCAGCGCAACAACGAGCGCTACCAGTTCATGAAGTGGGGCATGCAGGCCTTCGATACCTTCCGCGTGGTGCCGCCGGGCTTCGGCATCGTGCACCAAGTGAATCTCGAGTACTTCGCGCGCGGCGTCTACCAGAGCCCGTACGACAAGGGCGACAAGCCCACTTACTACCCCGACTCGCTGGTCGGCACCGACAGCCACACCACCATGATCAACGGCATCGGCGTGGTCGGCTGGGGCGTGGGCGGCATCGAGGCCGAGGCCGCCATGCTGGGCCAGCCGGTCTACATGCTCACGCCCGACGTGGTGGGCTTCGAACTCACCGGCAAGCTGCGCGAAGGCGTCACGGCCACCGACCTGGTGCTGTACGTCACGGCCATCCTGCGCGCCGAGAAGGTGGTGGGCAAGTTCGTCGAATTCTTCGGTCCCGGCGCCGCATCCATCGCCGTGCCCGACCGCGCGACCATCGGCAACATGGCGCCCGAGTACGGCGCGACCATGGGCTTCTTCCCGGTCGACGAAATGACCGTGGCCTATTTCGAAGGCACCGGCCGCACCAAGGAAGAGGTCGAGCGCTTCGAGGCCTACTACAAGGCGCAGGGCCTGTTCGGCATGCCCGCGCCTGGCGACATCGACTACACCAAGGTCGTGCGCCTGGACCTCGGCACCGTGTCGCCCAGCCTGGCCGGACCGAAGCGCCCGCAGGACCGCATCGACCTGGGCCACCTGGCCACCAAGTTCTCGGAGCTGTACAGCAAGCCCAACGATGCCAACGGCTTCAACCAGCCGGCCGACAAGCTCAAGCTGCGCTACCCGCTGGCCGCGGCCGGCAAGAGCGGCGACGACGAAGCCGCGCCGCCGCCCGCCGGCGCGCCGCTCGACGTGGTCGAGATGGTGGCCAACCGCTCCACCAAGGCGGCAGCGCACGTGAGCGCCACCGCGCCGTCGGCGCCCAAGGGCCAGGTGACCATCGGCAACGGCGACGTGCTGATCGCTGCCATCACCTCGTGCACCAACACCTCGAACCCGAGCGTGATGCTCGCTGCCGGCCTGCTGGCCAAGAAGGCGGTGGAAGCCGGCCTCACGGTCAAGCCGCACGTCAAGACCTCGCTGGCTCCCGGCTCGCGCATCGTGACCGAATACCTCGAGAAGGCCGGGCTGCTGCCGTACCTGGAGAAGCTGGGCTTCTACCTCGCGGGCTACGGCTGCACGACTTGCATCGGCAACGCCGGCGACCTCACGCCCGAGATCAACGAAGCCATCACCAAGAACGACCTGATCGGCGCGGCCGTGCTCTCGGGCAACCGCAACTTCGAGGCGCGCATCCACCCGAACCTGAAGGCCAACTTCCTGGCCTCGCCGCCGCTGGTGGTGGCCTTCGCCATTGCCGGCAACGTGATGACCGACCTGATGACCGAGCCCGTGGGCAAGGGCAAGGGCGGCAAGGACGTGTACCTGGGCGACATCTGGCCGACGCCGAAGGAAATCGACGACAACCTGCGCTACGCGATGAACGCCAAGTCGTTCCGCGCGAACTACGACAAGGTCAAGACCGATCCGGGCAAGTTCTGGACGAGCATCAAGGGCACCAACGGCCAGGTCTACGACTGGCCCAAGTCGACCTACATTGCCGAGCCGCCGTTCTTCGAGGGCTTCAAGATGAAGCCGCACGCGTCGGACGCGGGCTTCAAGGGCGCGCGCATCATGGCGCTGTTCGGCGACTCGATCACCACCGACCACATCTCGCCGGCCGGCTCCATCAAGGAAAGCTCGCCCGCGGGCATCTGGCTCAAGGCGAACGGCGTGGCCAAGGCCGACTTCAACAGCTACGGCTCGCGCCGCGGCAACCATGACGTGATGATGCGCGGCACCTTCGCCAACGTGCGCATCAAGAACCTCATGATTCCGCCGGACGCCAACGGCACGCAGGAAGAGGGCGGCGTCACGCTGTTCCAGCCCGGCAACGAGAAGATGTTCATCTACGACGCCGCCATGAAGTACATGGAAGCGGGCGTGCCGACGGTGGTGTTCGGCGGCGAAGAGTACGGCACCGGTTCTTCCCGCGACTGGGCCGCCAAGGGCACGCAGCTGCTGGGCATCAAGGCCGTGGTGGCGCGCAGCTTCGAGCGTATCCACCGCGCCAACCTGGTCGGCATGGGCGTGCTGCCGCTGCAGTTCCGCGGCGCCGATTCGTGGCAGACGCTGGGCCTCACGGGCGACGAGAAGATCGACGTGGTGATCGGCAGCGAGCTGAAGCCGCAGATGGACGTGAAGCTGGTGGTGCACCGCCCCGACGGCACGCATCAGGAGGTGACGGTGCGCCTGCGCATCGACACGCCGATCGAGGTCGACTACTACAAGCACGGCGGCATCCTGCCGTTCGTGCTGCGCCAGCTGCTGGCGGCCTGA
- the efeO gene encoding iron uptake system protein EfeO, translating into MSSSSPDNKPSTSNLMRAAVAGSALLVVAGLAAFWYASNEARKAPPKTADNAVTVTIQGNACDPNEITVPAGRTTFTIVNKSNRALEWEILDGVMVVEERENIAPGFSQTMTVKLQPGEFAITCGLLSNPRGKLVVTPSAASDAEAARPSLVNYVGALAEYQTFLRLEAGSLEDAVSALSEAIKAGDLQQARALYTPAHQAYKRIEPMAELFADLDTRINARADYFEKREADAGFTGFHRIEYALYSQNDVKGLAPVVDKLAGDIGALKERLRGLNMPPERLAGSASKLLRRVADNLPAGGEDHYGHAEVANLQGTYEGTKKISELLQPLLVKAAPALQKSVDERFAAFDAALAPYREGDGFKSAPLDEAQRKALAEPVRALAEELGKVNAALGLE; encoded by the coding sequence ATGTCTTCTTCTTCACCCGACAACAAGCCCTCCACCTCGAACCTGATGCGCGCGGCGGTGGCCGGCTCGGCCCTGCTGGTGGTCGCCGGCCTCGCGGCCTTCTGGTATGCCTCCAACGAGGCCCGCAAGGCGCCGCCCAAGACGGCCGACAACGCCGTCACCGTCACGATCCAGGGCAACGCCTGCGACCCCAACGAGATCACCGTGCCCGCGGGGCGCACCACCTTCACCATCGTCAACAAGTCGAACCGCGCGCTCGAGTGGGAAATTCTCGACGGCGTGATGGTGGTGGAAGAGCGCGAGAACATCGCGCCCGGCTTCTCGCAGACCATGACGGTCAAGCTGCAGCCCGGCGAGTTCGCCATCACCTGCGGCCTGCTGAGCAACCCGCGCGGCAAGCTGGTTGTCACGCCCTCGGCCGCGTCCGATGCCGAAGCGGCGCGGCCGTCGCTGGTCAACTACGTGGGCGCGCTGGCCGAGTACCAGACCTTCCTGCGGCTGGAGGCCGGCTCGCTCGAAGACGCCGTGAGCGCGCTGTCCGAAGCGATCAAGGCCGGCGACCTGCAGCAGGCGAGGGCGCTCTACACACCGGCGCACCAGGCCTACAAGCGCATCGAGCCGATGGCCGAGCTGTTCGCCGATCTCGACACCCGCATCAACGCGCGCGCCGATTACTTCGAGAAGCGCGAGGCCGACGCAGGCTTCACCGGCTTCCACCGCATCGAGTACGCGCTCTACAGCCAGAACGACGTGAAGGGCCTCGCGCCCGTCGTCGACAAGCTGGCGGGCGACATCGGCGCGCTCAAGGAGCGCCTGCGCGGCCTCAACATGCCGCCGGAGCGGCTCGCGGGCTCGGCCTCGAAGCTGCTGCGCCGCGTGGCCGACAACCTGCCGGCCGGCGGCGAAGACCACTACGGCCACGCCGAAGTCGCGAACCTGCAAGGCACCTACGAAGGCACGAAGAAGATTTCGGAGCTGCTGCAGCCGCTGCTGGTGAAGGCTGCGCCCGCGCTGCAAAAGAGCGTGGACGAACGCTTCGCGGCCTTCGACGCCGCGCTGGCGCCGTACCGCGAAGGCGATGGCTTCAAGTCCGCGCCGCTCGACGAGGCGCAGAGAAAGGCACTGGCCGAACCTGTGCGCGCACTGGCCGAGGAACTCGGCAAGGTGAACGCCGCGCTCGGCCTGGAATGA
- a CDS encoding metallophosphoesterase family protein — MIRIGLVSDTHGLLRPEALAFLKGSDAIVHGGDIGNPGVLDALRELAPLTVVRGNNDSEAWADGIAETEVVEFGGVRLYAIHDLSQLGIDPAAAGVRVVVSGHSHKPKVEERGGVLYVNPGSAGPRRFKLPIAVAELRIEGGEVTARVHEISV; from the coding sequence ATGATCCGCATCGGTCTCGTCTCCGACACGCACGGCCTGTTGAGGCCGGAAGCGCTCGCGTTCCTGAAGGGCAGCGATGCCATCGTGCATGGCGGCGACATCGGCAATCCGGGCGTCCTCGATGCGCTGCGCGAGCTGGCGCCGCTGACGGTGGTGCGCGGCAACAACGACAGCGAAGCCTGGGCCGACGGCATCGCGGAAACCGAAGTCGTCGAGTTCGGCGGCGTGCGGCTTTATGCGATCCACGATCTTTCGCAGCTCGGCATCGATCCGGCGGCGGCCGGTGTGCGCGTGGTCGTCTCGGGCCACTCGCACAAGCCGAAGGTCGAGGAGCGGGGTGGTGTGCTGTACGTCAACCCGGGCAGCGCGGGCCCGCGCCGCTTCAAGCTGCCCATTGCCGTGGCCGAGTTGCGCATCGAAGGCGGCGAGGTCACCGCCCGCGTCCACGAAATCAGCGTCTGA
- a CDS encoding C13 family peptidase, producing MIGAMPEDIIAPPTPLESAEELPASTPPQPRAGLLRWIAGGLRASALLDPRVDARPAPWQLLLLVLLPELAWTGLARLEIDGPARLYATVNLNTLWSLGVLAWLGWFALSGRAGNNGLARWFVLATWAMLPANLALSLLALGYTRGWLPATLAGSPGYWIAFGLGCAWIVLALARFTAREAGARWRLAIFVPAFTAMLALTFWQSLYTQERVWQADASASSEPERPRMRLTQELFEEQQALWDHTVETLAAGTPGQANVYGLVFAPYASEDVFLRESRMVAALLEERFDAKGRVIHLMNHATTAETLPWATPLNLERAIAALAERMDRENDVLVVYLTSHGARDHKLAAAHWPLSVPWLTPEELREALDKAGIRHRVVAVSACYSGGWIEPLANDDTLVMTAADATHTSYGCGRLSELTFFGRAMFNEELRKTRSFEAAFAAAVPLIRQREIDAGKDDGFSNPQISMGEKIRPVLDQLARRLDAAGK from the coding sequence ATGATCGGCGCCATGCCCGAAGACATCATCGCACCGCCGACGCCTCTCGAGAGCGCCGAAGAGCTACCCGCTTCCACGCCGCCGCAGCCGCGCGCGGGCCTGCTGCGCTGGATTGCCGGCGGCCTGCGCGCTTCCGCGCTGCTCGATCCGCGCGTCGACGCGCGGCCCGCGCCCTGGCAGTTGCTGCTGCTCGTGCTGCTGCCCGAACTCGCATGGACCGGCCTGGCGCGCCTGGAGATCGACGGCCCGGCGCGGCTCTACGCCACCGTCAACCTGAACACTCTCTGGTCGCTGGGCGTGCTTGCCTGGCTGGGCTGGTTCGCGCTGTCCGGCCGGGCCGGCAACAACGGGCTGGCGCGCTGGTTCGTGCTGGCCACCTGGGCGATGCTTCCGGCCAATCTGGCGCTCAGCCTGCTGGCCCTGGGCTATACGCGCGGCTGGCTGCCGGCAACGCTCGCCGGCTCGCCCGGCTACTGGATCGCCTTCGGACTGGGCTGCGCGTGGATCGTGCTGGCGCTCGCGCGCTTCACCGCGCGCGAAGCCGGTGCGCGCTGGCGGCTCGCGATCTTCGTACCGGCGTTCACGGCCATGCTTGCGCTGACTTTCTGGCAGTCGCTCTACACACAAGAGCGCGTCTGGCAGGCCGATGCCAGCGCGTCCTCCGAACCCGAGCGTCCGCGCATGCGCCTGACGCAGGAGCTTTTCGAGGAACAGCAGGCGCTGTGGGACCACACGGTCGAGACCCTTGCCGCCGGCACGCCCGGACAGGCCAATGTCTACGGTCTGGTGTTCGCGCCCTACGCGTCGGAAGACGTGTTCCTGCGTGAAAGCCGCATGGTCGCCGCGCTGCTGGAAGAGCGCTTCGACGCCAAGGGCCGCGTGATCCACCTCATGAACCACGCGACCACCGCCGAGACGCTGCCCTGGGCCACACCGCTCAACCTGGAGCGCGCCATCGCCGCGCTGGCCGAGCGCATGGACCGCGAGAACGACGTGCTGGTGGTCTATCTCACCTCGCACGGCGCGCGCGACCACAAGCTGGCCGCCGCGCACTGGCCGCTCAGCGTGCCCTGGCTCACGCCGGAAGAACTGCGCGAGGCGCTCGACAAGGCCGGCATCCGCCACCGGGTGGTCGCGGTCTCGGCCTGCTATTCGGGGGGATGGATCGAGCCGCTGGCCAACGACGACACGCTGGTGATGACCGCCGCCGACGCCACGCACACCTCGTACGGATGCGGCCGCCTGTCCGAGCTGACCTTCTTCGGCCGCGCGATGTTCAACGAGGAACTGCGCAAGACCCGTTCCTTCGAGGCCGCCTTCGCGGCTGCCGTGCCGTTGATCAGGCAGCGCGAAATCGACGCCGGCAAGGACGACGGCTTCTCGAACCCGCAGATCAGCATGGGCGAGAAGATCCGCCCCGTGCTCGACCAGCTTGCGCGGCGGCTCGACGCCGCCGGCAAGTAG